The DNA sequence AAGTACTTACATAGTTTACTCGAAGTGCAGCCCCTGTCAAGCTCTGCAAAACTTCTCGTTACGATACGGCCATGAATTTCTTCCGATATCGGAAAAATTCAAGTCATTTTTATAGACTTTGAAAGGGTGAGGCTGAGACAGCGTCCAGGATCGCCGATCCTAGATCTTAAACACATAGCCCGATCCATAAATGGTCTCAAGCGTATTGCCCTCGGGATCAATCTTCTGGCGCAATCTCTTCACTGTAGTCCTTACAACATCCAGGTTACTTTCACTCTCTGTCGCCCAGACGTGCTCGAAGATGAATTCAGGTGGCAGAAGTACATTGGGATGCCTTACAAACAATTCCAGCAATTGGAACTCTTTACGCGAGAGATCGATTATCTGTCCGTCAATTTCAACTTGATGCTGAGCAAGATCGACTATTATCCTGCCCACCTTCAGCTGATCCGCCTGAAAAAAAGATTTGCGGCGCAAAAGCGCCTGCACTCGCAATTGCACTTCACGCAGATCGGCGGGTTTGGTCAAATAGTCGTCAGCCCCGGTCTC is a window from the Candidatus Melainabacteria bacterium genome containing:
- a CDS encoding response regulator transcription factor, whose protein sequence is MAKILITEDDSEFCDILAKFLKSYFHEVDTAHDAGSANELLRSFDYDLLILDLNLPDGSGQQVLRQLRDRGSKLLVLVLTGRHEIKDKTQLFETGADDYLTKPADLREVQLRVQALLRRKSFFQADQLKVGRIIVDLAQHQVEIDGQIIDLSRKEFQLLELFVRHPNVLLPPEFIFEHVWATESESNLDVVRTTVKRLRQKIDPEGNTLETIYGSGYVFKI